The following proteins are encoded in a genomic region of Herminiimonas arsenicoxydans:
- the leuB gene encoding 3-isopropylmalate dehydrogenase (Beta-IPM dehydrogenase) (IMDH) (3-IPM-DH) (Evidence 2a : Function of homologous gene experimentally demonstrated in an other organism; PubMedId : 9108278; Product type e : enzyme) — translation MKIAILPGDGIGPEIMNQAVKVMNALGEKFETETVPVGGAAYAEQGHPLPESTLKVAKEADAILFGAVGDFKYDTLERSLRPEQAILGLRKHLGLFANFRPAILYPELAGASSLKPEIVSGLDIMIVRELTGDIYFGQPRGMREAPDGPFKGAREGFDTMRYSEPEIRRIAHVAFQAAQKRSKRLTSVDKANVLETFQFWRDVVTDVHKEYKDVKLDHMYVDNAAMQLVRAPKEFDVVVTGNMFGDILSDAAAMLTGSIGMLPSASLDANNKGLYEPSHGSAPDIAGKDIANPLAQILSLAMMLRYSLGKTEQADRIETAVKAVLKQGLRTVDIYEAGTTKVSTTQMGDAVVKALA, via the coding sequence ATGAAAATTGCAATTTTGCCGGGCGACGGCATCGGTCCGGAAATCATGAATCAAGCGGTCAAGGTGATGAACGCCTTGGGTGAAAAATTTGAAACTGAAACGGTGCCGGTCGGCGGCGCAGCCTATGCAGAACAAGGGCACCCGTTGCCGGAATCGACCTTGAAGGTCGCGAAAGAAGCGGATGCCATTTTGTTCGGCGCGGTTGGTGATTTCAAGTACGACACACTGGAACGCTCGCTGCGTCCTGAGCAGGCAATTCTCGGTCTGCGCAAGCATCTGGGTTTGTTTGCGAACTTCCGTCCTGCGATTTTGTATCCGGAACTGGCGGGAGCATCGTCACTGAAGCCGGAAATCGTTTCCGGCCTCGACATCATGATCGTGCGCGAATTGACAGGCGACATTTACTTCGGTCAGCCGCGCGGCATGCGCGAAGCACCGGACGGTCCGTTCAAGGGCGCGCGTGAAGGTTTCGACACCATGCGTTACAGCGAACCGGAAATTCGCCGCATTGCGCACGTCGCATTCCAGGCCGCGCAAAAACGCAGCAAGCGTTTGACCAGCGTCGACAAGGCGAACGTACTGGAAACATTCCAGTTCTGGCGCGATGTCGTGACCGACGTGCACAAGGAATACAAAGACGTCAAACTCGACCACATGTACGTCGATAACGCCGCAATGCAATTGGTGCGCGCACCGAAGGAATTCGACGTGGTCGTGACCGGCAATATGTTTGGCGATATCCTGTCCGATGCGGCAGCGATGCTGACTGGCTCGATTGGCATGTTGCCATCAGCTTCGCTGGATGCGAACAACAAGGGCTTGTACGAACCGTCGCACGGTTCGGCACCGGATATCGCCGGCAAGGACATCGCCAATCCACTGGCGCAAATTCTGTCGCTGGCGATGATGTTGCGTTACTCGCTGGGTAAAACCGAACAGGCAGATCGTATTGAAACCGCAGTCAAGGCGGTGTTGAAACAGGGTTTGCGTACGGTCGATATTTACGAAGCCGGCACTACCAAAGTCAGCACGACGCAAATGGGCGATGCAGTCGTCAAAGCATTGGCTTGA
- the asd gene encoding aspartate-semialdehyde dehydrogenase (ASA dehydrogenase) (ASADH) (Evidence 2a : Function of homologous gene experimentally demonstrated in an other organism; PubMedId : 9084174, 6143662, 1350921, 14726201, 10369777; Product type e : enzyme) has protein sequence MKVVGLVGWRGMVGSVLMQRMQEEGDFEHIEPVFFTTSNKGGKAPAMAKKETTLQDANDIDALKKCDIIITCQGGDYTTEIFPKLRAAGWDGYWIDAASTLRMKDDAVIILDPVNQNVITDALERGVKNYIGGNCTNSILLMGVGGLFREGLVEWVSSMTYQAASGGGANHMRELLSGMGVVHGAVADELATPASAILDIDRKVAETIRKEVPTEFFGAPLAGGLIPWIDAQLENGQSKEEWKGQAEVNKILGNAKTIPVDGLCVRIGAMRCHSLALTIKLKRDLPLAEIESIIRSGNQWVKWVPNERAVTVKELTPAAITGGLEIGVGRVRKLNQGPEYISAFVIGDQLLWGAAEPLRRMLRIVLDR, from the coding sequence ATGAAAGTTGTTGGCTTGGTCGGTTGGCGTGGGATGGTGGGATCGGTCCTGATGCAACGCATGCAGGAAGAGGGCGATTTCGAGCATATCGAACCAGTGTTTTTCACTACCTCGAACAAGGGCGGCAAAGCTCCGGCAATGGCGAAGAAGGAAACGACTTTGCAGGATGCCAATGACATAGACGCGCTGAAAAAATGCGACATCATCATCACTTGCCAGGGCGGCGACTACACCACCGAGATTTTCCCCAAGTTGCGTGCAGCGGGCTGGGACGGTTACTGGATCGATGCGGCTTCGACACTGCGCATGAAAGACGACGCCGTTATTATTCTGGATCCGGTCAACCAGAATGTGATCACCGACGCATTGGAACGTGGCGTCAAAAATTACATCGGCGGTAACTGCACCAACTCCATTCTGTTGATGGGTGTCGGTGGCTTGTTCCGCGAAGGCCTGGTTGAATGGGTCAGCTCGATGACTTATCAGGCGGCTTCCGGCGGCGGTGCCAATCACATGCGTGAATTGTTGTCCGGCATGGGCGTGGTGCATGGTGCGGTGGCTGATGAACTGGCGACTCCTGCATCGGCGATTCTGGATATCGACCGCAAGGTTGCGGAAACCATACGCAAGGAAGTGCCAACCGAATTCTTCGGCGCCCCTCTGGCGGGTGGCTTGATTCCATGGATCGATGCCCAGCTTGAAAATGGACAATCGAAAGAAGAGTGGAAAGGCCAGGCAGAAGTTAACAAGATACTCGGCAATGCCAAAACGATCCCGGTCGATGGCTTGTGCGTGCGTATCGGTGCGATGCGCTGCCACAGTCTGGCTTTGACGATCAAATTGAAGCGCGACCTGCCTTTGGCTGAAATCGAATCCATTATCCGTTCCGGCAATCAGTGGGTGAAATGGGTGCCTAACGAGCGCGCGGTGACGGTGAAGGAATTGACTCCGGCTGCAATCACCGGCGGCCTGGAAATTGGCGTCGGTCGTGTGCGCAAGCTGAATCAGGGGCCGGAATACATTTCAGCCTTCGTGATCGGCGACCAGTTGCTGTGGGGTGCGGCAGAACCGTTGCGCCGCATGTTGCGCATCGTGCTGGATCGTTGA
- the leuD gene encoding 3-isopropylmalate dehydratase small subunit (Isopropylmalate isomerase) (Alpha-IPM isomerase) (IPMI) (Evidence 2a : Function of homologous gene experimentally demonstrated in an other organism; PubMedId : 374346, 9600841, 2993799; Product type e : enzyme) has protein sequence MEKFNILDGLVAPLDRANVDTDAIIPKQFLKSIKRTGFGPNLFDEWRYLDQGEPGKDNTNRPLNPDFVLNQPRYQGAQILLARKNFGCGSSREHAPWALSQYGFRAIVAPSFADIFFNNCYKNGLLPVTLTEAQVDHLFNEVKAFPGFHLVIDLEKQIIATSNGSVAYPFDIDAFRKYCLLNGFDDIGLTLQKADKIRAYEERHLAAQPWLSNTI, from the coding sequence ATGGAAAAATTTAATATTCTTGATGGTTTGGTTGCACCGCTGGATCGTGCAAATGTCGACACCGACGCTATCATTCCAAAGCAGTTTCTTAAGTCAATCAAGCGTACCGGTTTCGGTCCGAATCTGTTTGATGAATGGCGCTATCTGGATCAGGGTGAGCCGGGCAAGGACAATACAAATCGTCCCTTGAATCCAGACTTTGTGCTGAATCAGCCGCGCTATCAAGGCGCGCAGATTTTATTGGCGCGCAAGAATTTCGGCTGCGGTTCATCACGCGAGCATGCGCCTTGGGCCTTGAGCCAGTACGGCTTTCGCGCGATTGTCGCGCCGAGCTTTGCCGATATCTTCTTCAACAACTGTTACAAGAACGGCTTGCTGCCGGTTACGCTGACCGAAGCACAAGTCGATCATTTGTTTAACGAGGTCAAGGCTTTCCCCGGCTTTCATCTGGTGATCGACCTGGAAAAACAAATCATCGCCACCAGCAATGGTAGCGTTGCCTATCCATTCGATATTGATGCCTTCCGCAAATACTGCCTGCTGAACGGCTTTGACGATATCGGGCTGACCTTGCAAAAGGCTGACAAGATACGCGCGTATGAAGAGCGCCATCTTGCTGCGCAGCCATGGCTGTCGAACACCATTTAA
- a CDS encoding putative Peptidase M48 (Evidence 3 : Function proposed based on presence of conserved amino acid motif, structural feature or limited homology; Product type pe : putative enzyme), whose product MRLTKRFFALSSVATVSLVLMLAACETVQTTQSGLVGVDRQQRMAVSAQELDQAAGKQYATLIAEQKQKNALNRNAAQVTRVRSIANKLIAQTSVFRPDAPRWQWEVNVLTSPEVNAWCMPGGKIAVYTGLIEKLQVTDDELAAVIGHEISHALREHARERASEQIVAGSVISIGSALLGVGSLGQKGAEYTYMGLVGLPNSRSHETEADRIGVELAARAGYDPRAAITLWQKMGQVGGSAPPTFLSTHPSSADRSSDLTVYAQRVMPLYLQAKNR is encoded by the coding sequence ATGAGGTTGACCAAGCGATTTTTTGCGCTTTCATCGGTGGCAACGGTTTCGCTCGTGCTGATGCTGGCAGCTTGCGAAACTGTACAGACTACACAAAGTGGATTGGTCGGCGTCGATAGACAGCAGAGAATGGCCGTGTCGGCGCAGGAGCTGGATCAGGCTGCGGGCAAGCAATATGCGACGCTGATTGCGGAGCAAAAGCAGAAAAACGCCTTGAACCGCAATGCGGCGCAGGTGACGCGGGTACGCAGCATCGCGAATAAATTGATTGCACAGACGTCGGTTTTTCGCCCCGATGCACCCCGCTGGCAGTGGGAAGTCAATGTATTGACGTCTCCTGAAGTCAATGCCTGGTGCATGCCGGGAGGCAAGATTGCCGTCTATACCGGCTTGATTGAAAAACTCCAAGTCACTGATGACGAATTGGCTGCCGTCATTGGCCATGAAATTTCGCATGCCTTGCGCGAACATGCGCGCGAACGCGCATCCGAACAAATAGTGGCGGGCAGCGTGATTTCGATCGGTTCAGCGCTGCTGGGTGTGGGCAGTCTGGGGCAGAAAGGCGCCGAATACACATACATGGGTCTGGTTGGACTACCCAACTCACGCAGCCACGAAACGGAAGCGGACCGCATAGGCGTCGAACTGGCTGCGCGCGCCGGTTATGATCCGCGCGCCGCGATCACCTTGTGGCAAAAAATGGGACAGGTAGGCGGCAGTGCACCGCCCACCTTTCTTTCTACCCACCCATCCAGTGCGGATCGTAGCAGCGACCTCACGGTCTACGCACAGCGCGTGATGCCGCTTTATCTGCAGGCAAAAAACAGATAG
- a CDS encoding conserved hypothetical protein; putative exported protein (Evidence 4 : Homologs of previously reported genes of unknown function) gives MPLKMRSTPRSSFSSFTLKTLSAAVISAVVLSNAHAAGLGKLTVLSSLGQPLRAEIELTSVSPDEAGSLIPKLASADAFRQANIDLHPALFSLRFAVEQRGNRPIVRITSTQPINEPFVDMLLELAGNKNRLVREYTFLLDPPEMRSARAVQVAPIVVGRALPPVTPVERNPESATSSPEPVAQPAPAARETAAPIAASKPVRAVAEPKAEADAAADEYQVKKGDTLAKIANQYRPSGVSLDQMLVSLYRANPDAFIGKNMNRLRAGQILSVPEADSAKSVAQSEAKGVVVAQAADFNSYRNKLAGQVAAAEAKKSDDVRQTAGGKISTRIQEESGTGDDSKDKLKLSKSGAAANGGANAGASASAEDLIAKDRAIAEANARVKELEKNVGELQKILEIKNKDLAEQQKVASATSPAAAVAPVAPGAAETPAAETPAPADTAVVAAPAEAVAATEAAVAPAAPEPAPAPKPAPKKPVVVTPPPPPPSFFEDLMDNALFLPGAAALLALLAGLGIYSSRRRKQTKSFEDSIISDSSLKSNSLFGSTGGQSVDTNNSVFNSNFVPSASQLDTNEVDPIAEADVYIAYGRDAQAEEILKEALRNQPDRHAVRVKLLEIYANRNDARSFEILASELYSLTKGEGEDWKQAANMGLILDPSNPLYANNTLMGKTESNAAALNAHTQPFDEEDTAISSEPAESDTSFAGSSLADSPTLPLHEEWNQKPADVPVQQAVIDDLDFDLDGLDVESADKKSSEASSAEMPTDIADIDFGFLEDQSASAAVGKTALASSEARQEESPFSTPEILIPDDLGLDFPSKNSAFVQVAAAPAKEPAFDLSDIALDLHPAEVAASHDLALDGLDDDTSYTSNAEMATKLDLAIAYQEIGDKEGARELLEEVLKGGNGEQSEKAKNLLSKLS, from the coding sequence ATGCCACTAAAAATGCGGTCAACTCCTCGCTCATCCTTTTCCTCGTTCACATTAAAAACACTCAGTGCCGCCGTAATTTCGGCTGTGGTGTTGTCGAATGCGCATGCAGCAGGCTTGGGAAAATTGACCGTCCTGTCGTCGCTGGGGCAGCCTTTGCGCGCCGAGATTGAGCTGACGTCCGTATCACCTGATGAAGCCGGTTCGCTGATTCCCAAGCTGGCGTCTGCCGACGCATTCCGCCAGGCGAATATCGATCTTCATCCGGCGCTGTTTTCATTGCGATTTGCTGTTGAGCAACGTGGTAACCGACCTATAGTACGCATCACCTCGACCCAGCCTATCAATGAACCTTTCGTCGACATGCTGCTGGAGTTGGCCGGTAATAAAAACCGTTTGGTGCGCGAATATACCTTCCTGCTGGATCCGCCTGAAATGCGCTCTGCGCGTGCCGTCCAGGTAGCGCCTATTGTTGTCGGTCGCGCATTGCCGCCGGTAACTCCTGTCGAGCGTAATCCGGAATCGGCAACATCATCTCCAGAGCCGGTTGCTCAGCCTGCGCCTGCCGCTCGTGAAACAGCAGCGCCGATTGCAGCAAGCAAACCTGTGCGTGCCGTAGCAGAACCGAAGGCGGAAGCAGATGCTGCTGCGGATGAGTATCAGGTTAAAAAAGGCGATACGCTGGCGAAAATCGCCAATCAGTATCGACCAAGCGGTGTATCGCTCGACCAGATGCTGGTCTCACTGTATCGCGCCAATCCTGATGCCTTTATCGGTAAAAACATGAATCGCCTGCGGGCCGGCCAGATCCTGTCCGTGCCGGAGGCAGACAGCGCAAAATCCGTAGCGCAGTCCGAAGCGAAAGGAGTCGTTGTGGCGCAGGCTGCCGACTTCAACAGCTATCGCAACAAGCTGGCCGGGCAAGTGGCTGCTGCAGAAGCGAAGAAATCGGACGACGTCAGACAAACCGCTGGCGGAAAAATCAGTACTCGTATTCAGGAAGAGTCCGGTACTGGCGATGATTCGAAAGACAAGCTGAAGTTATCCAAATCGGGTGCGGCAGCGAATGGCGGCGCAAATGCGGGTGCCAGTGCCAGTGCAGAAGATCTGATCGCCAAAGACAGGGCAATTGCCGAGGCAAATGCACGCGTCAAGGAACTGGAAAAAAATGTTGGTGAACTGCAAAAAATTCTTGAAATCAAAAACAAGGATTTGGCAGAGCAGCAAAAGGTGGCATCTGCAACTTCACCGGCTGCTGCAGTTGCGCCAGTAGCGCCAGGTGCTGCTGAAACGCCTGCTGCTGAAACACCGGCACCGGCAGACACTGCCGTCGTTGCAGCGCCAGCCGAAGCTGTGGCTGCGACTGAAGCGGCGGTTGCTCCAGCTGCACCAGAGCCTGCCCCTGCACCTAAACCCGCGCCTAAAAAGCCGGTGGTTGTTACGCCACCACCACCTCCGCCGAGTTTCTTTGAAGACTTGATGGATAACGCACTATTCCTGCCGGGCGCCGCCGCCTTGCTGGCATTGCTGGCCGGTCTCGGCATCTACAGTTCGCGCCGCCGCAAGCAAACCAAATCGTTTGAAGACAGCATCATCAGCGATTCCAGCTTGAAGTCGAACTCCCTGTTCGGTTCAACCGGCGGTCAAAGCGTCGACACCAATAACAGCGTGTTCAACTCGAACTTTGTACCATCCGCCAGCCAGCTCGATACCAATGAAGTCGATCCTATCGCCGAAGCCGATGTGTATATTGCCTATGGGCGTGATGCACAGGCGGAAGAAATCCTGAAGGAAGCATTGCGCAATCAGCCCGATCGTCATGCCGTACGTGTCAAGCTGCTGGAAATTTATGCCAATCGCAATGACGCACGTTCCTTTGAAATTCTGGCCAGCGAGCTGTACAGCCTGACCAAGGGCGAGGGCGAGGACTGGAAACAGGCGGCCAATATGGGCTTGATTCTGGATCCGAGCAATCCGCTGTACGCCAACAATACCCTGATGGGAAAAACGGAGTCAAACGCTGCAGCATTAAATGCGCACACACAACCGTTTGACGAAGAAGATACCGCTATTTCGTCCGAGCCTGCAGAATCAGACACCTCCTTCGCGGGTTCTTCATTGGCGGATAGCCCGACATTGCCGCTCCATGAAGAGTGGAATCAGAAACCGGCAGACGTTCCTGTGCAGCAAGCCGTGATCGACGATCTTGATTTCGATCTGGATGGACTGGACGTTGAAAGTGCTGACAAGAAATCATCTGAAGCGTCGTCGGCAGAGATGCCGACTGATATCGCAGATATCGATTTTGGCTTCCTGGAAGATCAATCTGCCTCAGCTGCAGTAGGAAAAACAGCGTTAGCCAGCTCAGAGGCAAGGCAGGAAGAGTCACCATTTTCCACGCCTGAAATTCTGATTCCGGACGATCTGGGACTGGATTTTCCATCGAAAAATAGTGCTTTTGTTCAAGTGGCCGCAGCGCCGGCAAAAGAACCGGCTTTTGACCTGTCCGATATCGCACTTGATTTGCATCCTGCCGAAGTAGCGGCCTCCCACGATCTGGCTCTGGACGGTTTGGATGATGACACCAGCTATACCAGCAATGCCGAAATGGCGACCAAACTTGATCTGGCGATTGCCTATCAGGAAATTGGCGACAAGGAAGGTGCGCGCGAGTTGCTGGAGGAAGTCCTTAAAGGTGGTAATGGAGAACAATCGGAGAAGGCAAAAAACCTTCTCAGCAAGCTCTCCTGA
- a CDS encoding Hypothetical protein (Evidence 5 : No homology to any previously reported sequences): MADRLAHVAFSEMYFYSLELVYCTPIEYQAMIFLEVSVFCALVEWHFISLIINHHVR, from the coding sequence ATGGCTGACCGACTTGCTCATGTTGCCTTCTCCGAGATGTATTTTTATAGTTTGGAGCTCGTATATTGCACACCGATTGAATATCAGGCAATGATTTTTCTTGAAGTATCTGTTTTCTGTGCACTGGTAGAATGGCACTTTATTTCATTGATAATTAACCATCATGTCCGGTAA
- the leuC gene encoding 3-isopropylmalate dehydratase large subunit (Isopropylmalate isomerase) (Alpha-IPM isomerase) (IPMI) (Evidence 2a : Function of homologous gene experimentally demonstrated in an other organism; PubMedId : 374346, 2124684, 2993799, 8119295, 9298646, 9600841, 9740056; Product type e : enzyme), with protein MAQTLYDKLWQSHVVDTGDDGTTVLYIDRHLLHEVTSPQAFEGLKLAGRRPWRVSANLMVADHNVPTTDRSEGIADPTSRLQVETLDHNAHEYGLTYFSMRDKRQGIVHVIGPEQGATLPGMTVVCGDSHTSTHGAFGALAHGIGTSEVEHVLATQTLLAQKSKAMLVQVDGALPVGVTAKDIVLAIIGKIGTAGGTGYAIEFAGSTIRSLSMEGRMTICNMAIEAGARAGMVAVDETTINYVKGRPLSPVGPHWDRAVEYWRTLHSDVGAKFDLVVTLNAAEVKPQVSWGTSPEMVVSVDGRVPDPDKEKDATKRDGMEKALVYMGLKPNTPITDIRIDKVFIGSCTNSRIQDLRAAAAVVRGKHRASNVKLAMVVPGSGLVKEQAEREGLDKIFKDAGFEWREPGCSMCLAMNADRLEPGERCASTSNRNFEGRQGAGGRTHLVSPAMAAAAGIEGHFVDVRAL; from the coding sequence ATGGCTCAAACGCTCTACGATAAACTCTGGCAATCGCACGTTGTCGATACCGGCGACGATGGCACAACCGTGCTTTACATCGATCGCCACCTGTTGCATGAAGTCACCAGCCCGCAGGCTTTTGAAGGCTTGAAGCTGGCTGGACGTCGTCCATGGCGCGTCTCCGCCAATCTGATGGTGGCGGATCACAATGTGCCGACTACCGACCGCTCGGAAGGGATTGCAGATCCGACATCGCGCCTGCAGGTTGAAACGCTGGATCACAACGCACATGAATACGGTTTGACCTATTTCAGCATGCGCGACAAGCGTCAGGGCATCGTTCATGTCATCGGACCTGAGCAGGGCGCAACCCTGCCTGGCATGACGGTTGTCTGTGGCGATTCGCATACATCCACGCATGGTGCGTTCGGTGCATTGGCACACGGCATAGGCACCTCAGAAGTCGAACATGTACTTGCGACGCAAACCCTGCTGGCGCAAAAATCCAAAGCCATGCTGGTGCAGGTCGATGGCGCATTGCCGGTCGGCGTGACTGCCAAGGACATCGTGTTGGCCATTATCGGAAAAATCGGCACTGCCGGCGGTACCGGTTATGCGATTGAATTTGCCGGTTCGACCATACGTTCGCTGTCGATGGAAGGCCGCATGACCATCTGCAACATGGCGATCGAAGCGGGTGCACGCGCCGGCATGGTTGCCGTGGATGAGACCACTATCAATTACGTCAAGGGACGTCCCTTGTCGCCTGTCGGTCCGCACTGGGATCGTGCAGTCGAATACTGGCGTACCTTGCATTCCGACGTCGGCGCGAAATTCGACTTGGTCGTGACATTGAATGCTGCTGAAGTTAAGCCGCAAGTCAGCTGGGGTACATCGCCAGAGATGGTGGTGTCCGTGGATGGTCGCGTGCCAGATCCGGATAAGGAAAAAGATGCAACCAAGCGTGACGGTATGGAAAAAGCTCTGGTCTATATGGGACTGAAGCCGAATACGCCGATTACCGATATTCGTATCGACAAGGTGTTTATCGGTTCCTGCACCAACTCACGCATACAAGATTTGCGTGCAGCGGCTGCCGTAGTGCGCGGCAAGCATCGTGCCTCTAACGTGAAACTGGCGATGGTGGTGCCAGGCTCCGGCCTGGTCAAAGAGCAGGCCGAGCGTGAAGGCCTGGACAAGATTTTCAAGGATGCCGGTTTTGAATGGCGTGAGCCGGGTTGTTCGATGTGTCTGGCGATGAATGCCGATCGTCTGGAGCCGGGTGAACGTTGTGCGTCGACTTCGAATCGCAATTTCGAAGGACGTCAGGGGGCGGGCGGTCGCACCCATCTGGTGAGCCCTGCAATGGCAGCGGCTGCAGGTATCGAAGGTCATTTCGTTGATGTACGTGCGCTGTAA
- the aroC gene encoding chorismate synthase (5-enolpyruvylshikimate-3-phosphate phospholyase) (Evidence 2a : Function of homologous gene experimentally demonstrated in an other organism; PubMedId : 15502309, 11476485; Product type e : enzyme): MSGNTFGTLFTVTTFGESHGPAIGCVIDGCPPGMVLSEADIQFDLDRRKPGTSRHVTQRQESDTVEILSGVFEGKTTGTPIALLIRNEDQRSKDYGNITETFRPGHADYTYWHKYGIRDPRGGGRSSARLTAPVVGAAAIAKKWLLEQYGTTFKGCMSQLGEIAIPFESWEHVPNNPFFSANASILPQLEAYMDDLRKNGDSCGARIDVVAENVPIGLGEPIYDKLDAEIAYALMGINAVKGVEIGAGFKSVAQKGTEHGDELTPDGFASNNAGGVLGGISTGQNITASMAIKPTSSIRTARHSIDKDGHPIMVETFGRHDPCVGIRATPIAEAMLALVLMDHALRHRAQCGDVKVSPPPIPASSR, encoded by the coding sequence ATGTCCGGTAATACATTTGGCACACTCTTTACTGTCACCACTTTTGGCGAATCTCACGGTCCCGCAATCGGTTGCGTAATCGATGGTTGTCCGCCTGGAATGGTGTTGTCAGAAGCCGACATCCAGTTCGATCTGGATCGTCGCAAACCGGGTACCTCGCGGCATGTGACGCAGCGCCAGGAATCGGACACGGTAGAAATCCTGTCCGGCGTATTTGAAGGGAAAACTACCGGTACGCCGATTGCGCTGCTGATACGCAACGAAGATCAGCGCAGCAAGGATTACGGCAATATCACCGAAACTTTCCGTCCTGGTCATGCTGATTACACCTACTGGCATAAATACGGCATCCGCGATCCGCGCGGCGGCGGACGTTCGTCGGCGCGCTTGACCGCACCGGTAGTCGGCGCTGCCGCCATCGCGAAAAAATGGTTGCTGGAACAATACGGCACTACATTCAAGGGTTGCATGAGCCAGCTCGGTGAAATCGCGATTCCGTTCGAGAGCTGGGAACATGTTCCGAACAATCCTTTTTTCTCTGCCAATGCAAGCATCCTGCCGCAGCTGGAAGCGTATATGGACGACTTGCGCAAGAACGGCGATTCCTGCGGCGCGCGTATCGATGTGGTGGCGGAGAATGTGCCGATAGGATTGGGCGAACCGATCTACGACAAGCTGGATGCGGAAATCGCCTACGCACTGATGGGTATCAATGCAGTGAAGGGCGTCGAAATCGGTGCCGGCTTCAAATCCGTTGCGCAAAAAGGCACCGAGCACGGCGATGAACTGACTCCTGACGGCTTTGCCAGCAATAATGCAGGCGGTGTGCTGGGCGGTATTTCGACCGGACAGAACATCACGGCATCGATGGCGATCAAGCCGACTTCCAGCATACGCACCGCACGTCATTCAATCGACAAGGACGGCCATCCGATCATGGTTGAAACTTTCGGACGACATGATCCCTGCGTTGGCATACGCGCCACGCCGATTGCCGAAGCCATGCTGGCGCTGGTACTGATGGATCACGCATTGCGGCATAGAGCGCAATGCGGCGATGTCAAAGTGAGTCCGCCACCGATTCCGGCCAGTTCGCGTTGA